ATCGTTCAAACTATTTGTAGTAGTTACAAGAGTACCATTAGTTGTAACAGTTACAGTTGATGTAGTCTGCCCCGTCCATGCCCCGGAAGTATTTTGGGAGAGATAAGGAGTACAATCTTCTGTGATATCTAAGATACCATCATTATCATCATCATAATCACACATATCTGGGATGCCATCTCCATCAGAATCTACACCAATGCAATAAAGTGTATTTGTATCTGTCGAAGTACTATTTGCTGTATTGGCATCATTAATATTGGCTGGGGCTGTTATTGTTACTGTATTTGCAAGATTTCCTGTAAATGTTGAAGGGATATTTACTGTCACAGTGTAGGTGACTGTTCCATTTACAGGGAGCGATATCAAATCATTAATTGCACCCGTTTGTGTGCCTGTTACAGAAGTTGTACTTCCGGCAGAAGCCACAGCCGTGTATGACATGTTTGCAGCTGGAATTCCGGCCGGTAACAGATCGGATACGGTAGCATTTTGTACCCCAAAAGGACCATTATTTCTTGCTACAATAGTATAAACGGTATTTGTTCCAGCTGAATAAGTGCTTGTTCCATCTGTTTTGGTAACAGATAGATCTGCATCAAATGTAATTGGAGCAGTAACGCAATGGGCACCGTCGTTATTTCCACTTGCTGGTGCAGAGGAAACCTGCACTCTGTTTCCGTTTGTCAAATTAAATTGAAAAAAACCACCGGCATTATTAACCCCGTAGATTTCGCCGGTACTTGAACCAAAAAGGGCTCCAAAGGTTGCCGCTCCGGGAGAGGTACCTATAAAACTTACTGTTCCGGTCGATGGGTTAATAGAAAATAGCCTGCCATCTAAAGCAACGCCATATAAGAGATTTGTAACCACGTTGTATGCTAAGTCAGAAGGATCAGTAGCTTGTGATAAAGTAATTGGTACAGCCGTCAAAGATGCTATATTAACTCTGTATATTGTACTATTGGAGCCGGAGTGCTTAATGTAGTAATTCCCGAGATGATCTATCTCTCCACTGTTATAATTAGTGGTTCCGGTTGCAGCGGGTAACCCGGAGATGGCTCCTAAATCTGTAATGGCTCCACTGGAATCAATCCTAAGAAGATTATTACTAAAGGTTCGCATCGCATAGATATATCCATCTATTGGATTAAGCCCGGTTGCATTATATTGATAGCCTGCCGGTGAACCAATAATAGGATAAGTAAATGGATTGGTAGAAGAGATGATATTGTATATTGCACTGTTGGCATTTTGAACCAGATACATTTTAGAGTCGCATGGAAAAGGTGTGGGCGATACAATTAGACATACATTACCTATACTGTTTGTGATATTGCCACTAAGGTTTGATATGTTTGCTGATGTATTAGTAAAGGCAGTTGGGTTACTTTCGCAACTCGGATTGCCTTGACCGGGCATATTGGTAACATTAACAGTGATGGTGGCAGTTGTATTAGCTGCTTGATTATAACCGGCAACTGCTATGGATGTTCCGCCTGGATTTGCAGTTACGGTTCCAGCTGTCAATCCTGTAACTGTAACATTAGGATTTGCGGCAAGCCTAAGTCCACTTGGAAGGTTGTCTGTAAATGAAAGATTAGTCTGTGCAACACTACCGGCAGCCGTATTGTTAAGAGTAAAAGTATATGTTGCTGTACCATTAGAAACAATAGTAGAAGGAGATACACTTTTAGTAAGCACTGTAACTGGAGCGAGAGATGGCGAAAAATTATCATACAGATAATATACTCCCTGTGCATTGGCCAAAGTAGTAGCTCCACCTTGTCTAAGCTGACCTACTGTCATATACTCTTCACCTCCTACCGCAGTATATTGCAATGTTACCTTTACCCAATTATTACGGGATGTTGCTCCATAAACATCGGTATTGCTTGCGGGGATTAAAACTCTGCCACTACCAAAGGAATTAAGTAGTGGTGCAAAGCTTCCTCCACCCACTGTATTGCTATTTGAAGGAGATGTTGTCGAAAATACTGCACCGATAAAGCCTTGTTCTGATGCTGGAAGATCGACATATGTTAAAACAGGTAAAAATGCGGAAGGCGACCCGCCGAACATGTGAGCTACATAAAAAGAAAAACTATAAGTAATACCTGCTATCAGGGGAGATGATAACCTATTGGTAAGATATTCTTTGTAATTGTTAAGTGGAGAGTTATTTACTTCCGCATAACCTCCTACAAAACCAGTTCCGCTTTGGGCTGTAAGTGTCTGTGGGCTAAGTGTAAGGCTAGACCCGCTAGTTGGAGTACAGACATTCATATAATCCGGAGTACCTGCAGTTGTAGGCTGTGTCCATCCTGTAGCTCTGGTTAGCTGGCTTTGGGCATTAGGGCATTGTGAGAAATTCTCAAAATCCGGATTACTGATGTTTTGCGCACCAATATAACAACCTATTAATATTAAACAAAACCTTATAAGATTGTTTCTCAAGATATGGTTCTTGATTTGATTTCTTTTTAAAATTATATTTTTCGTCACATTTTGCGTTATGTCACGACCAGATACTATTAATTTTAGCAACGCAAATAAGTGTTTAGAATAGAATTTAATCATAATATGTATTTTTAATAGTAATGGTCAAAGGTTGATTACGTTTGTGCTGAGATTCTCAGTAAGATTCCTTATTCTTAAAACACTATCAACATCCAGGTTTTCCGTAGGAGAGGGAATGTTTACAGTATAGTTTTTGGTACGTAATTGATCTCCAGTTATTATTGGAAGGATGATGCCGTATAAAATAGTGTCGTTTGCTGGTTTTAAGGTAACACCTAAAATGGTTTTGGCCGTAGTAGTATTGACGCCAACCTGAGCATGTGTAAAAAATCCTGTAAAAAGAAGAATTTTCACCAATAGTGCTGTACTCATCTTCAATATTTTAAAATTACTTGAATTATTTATCAATCTTGCTAAGCCTGCAAACGTGCCGCTGTTGTAATAGTCTATCTTTGAAAGGTTTATTAAGCTTTAAGGATCTTTGCGATTTCCTAAGCAATTTACCAAATGTGTTAAAATATTGTTAAATAAGCATGTGAGGATTTCTGAAAAATGATACCGTTATCACTAAATTAAACTACTTGTTAAATTCTCGATTTTTTAATGATAAGTATCTATTCTTTGCGGATGTTTTAATTTTATCTAATTATTTTGAGAATATGATTAAAATAATAATCTATAATAATGTTTCATCAATTCTTTTTTTTCTTACACCATTAGAGCATAAAAAAGTAATGACATCTAAGACATCATTACTTAAAAACAAAAACAAATTCTAAAAGAAAATTCTCTCAGAGATATTTTATATATATAAAACTATTTGATTAGAAAACTAAAGTGATTGTGAGTTATATTAAAAATGCAGTCAGGTAATTCATTTTCTTGGTAAGCAAAATATCCTTGAATATTAAAATATTGATTAAGAATTTAATGAGCCTGCCCGATATCCAGACGGTCGAATTTGCCATCAGTATTTAGATGAAATTTGAAGAATACTTTAAAAGTTCCCCAACTTCCGGCTTTGAAATTTTCTGTGATATCTTTCCCATCGTTTTCCACCTTGTCAATTGTGAGAAATTTTTCTTCACCCAAAGCTTTTGAAAAGAAAGATTTGAAATCAACCTTATTACCATCATCCGTCATCGTCGGGTTTTCTGTAAAGAAAGAATACCAGCTTTTATCTCCGGATTGTAACGCTTCAACGGCACTTTTTACTGTTGAATTAGTGATTTTTGATAAGTCCATAGTTTGTTGTGTTTTTTTAATTGTTGAGTTTTTATTGCCAGACATTTTATCTTTATTTTTATTCTGAGCGCAAACTGTTACATAGCAGCAAGTAACAAAAATCGGGAATTGAAGCTTTTCCAATTCCTGATTTTGAAAGAGCTTATGAATACTCTATTACCTCGTCGTGTATCCGTCGTTAGCGAAAATAGTCTGACCACTATTCACCATCCGGATCATAAGTTAGTTTTTTGGTAACAGCACTTGGTTGCATATCTTTTTCCCCAAGCATATCTTTAGCTTTTTAATAATTTTTTCATCGTAGAAAAAGCAAGGGTACTTACCCAAAACTTTCTTTATAGTATCTGTAAAATGGGTATGCGATGCGGCTAGGGTAGAGGCAATATGCTTGATACGGAAGAATTCCTGTTCCTTGCCTTTGATGACATCATCAATGTGCCTATCCAGAAAGGTAAGGTACTTTTCAGCGATTTCGTTTTTACGTAAAGTAGGCTTATTCATTAGAGTAGTGGTTAAAGAAAAAATCCCTAACAGATTTTCAACAAACTAATGGCCGAAAGCTCTGTTAGGGAAAAGGTCTATCTATAATAACAGTATTCTGTTTTGTAGTGTCAGGTTATGGCTTCCAAAAAGACCAAACTGTCCCGTTGTAAACGGCAAGTTGCTTCTTTGTGGTGTCATAAACCATCATTCCTGGTGCCGGATTGATGATATTAAGGTGCGGGCTGGCTACTCTTGGAAGGATCATCGCTTTGTTGGCATCAGACAGAACCAAAATGCCGTTGCTATCCATTGCTGTATTGTTTCCTATGGTTGTTTTAGCAGTACTAAGTTCCGGTTTGGAGGTCTGGATAGCGATATCAGATTTACCCGTGGTATCCACAGAGAGATCAAACCAGCTGTTATCTTTTAGATACTTTACTTTATGATCTGAGTTGTCAAAGATTACAGATCCGTTTTCTGTAATAGCAGATTTGTTTTCTATATAGGGTAGTATCATTCCTTTGTTTTCTGAATCTGAGAATTCCAAAGAAACGGAATTGTTGCTGACACTGGTTTTTCCAATAGCCACCTGGGATTTAATAGTAATAGCCGCTACTATTAATAAACAGGTTAAAATATTTGTTTTCATTGTGTGTTTTTTATGTGAGATAATTAATTTGTTCTTTGATCAAAAATAGGAGGAGTAGTACCTGCCGCACACGCTTTGAGACCAAAATTATAATTGGTAAAACTAGCATTGGTTACCGTAGCAGATAATGTTCCGTCAGGAGTTCCGTCTCCACTTCCTGTATTATTGTTTTTGTTTTCACCAGTCGTTACCCATCCCGCGATGTTATGGTTAATTGGGGTTGTTGCAGTATTAGTTCCTATTGGATAAAC
The genomic region above belongs to Epilithonimonas zeae and contains:
- a CDS encoding DUF11 domain-containing protein, encoding MIKFYSKHLFALLKLIVSGRDITQNVTKNIILKRNQIKNHILRNNLIRFCLILIGCYIGAQNISNPDFENFSQCPNAQSQLTRATGWTQPTTAGTPDYMNVCTPTSGSSLTLSPQTLTAQSGTGFVGGYAEVNNSPLNNYKEYLTNRLSSPLIAGITYSFSFYVAHMFGGSPSAFLPVLTYVDLPASEQGFIGAVFSTTSPSNSNTVGGGSFAPLLNSFGSGRVLIPASNTDVYGATSRNNWVKVTLQYTAVGGEEYMTVGQLRQGGATTLANAQGVYYLYDNFSPSLAPVTVLTKSVSPSTIVSNGTATYTFTLNNTAAGSVAQTNLSFTDNLPSGLRLAANPNVTVTGLTAGTVTANPGGTSIAVAGYNQAANTTATITVNVTNMPGQGNPSCESNPTAFTNTSANISNLSGNITNSIGNVCLIVSPTPFPCDSKMYLVQNANSAIYNIISSTNPFTYPIIGSPAGYQYNATGLNPIDGYIYAMRTFSNNLLRIDSSGAITDLGAISGLPAATGTTNYNSGEIDHLGNYYIKHSGSNSTIYRVNIASLTAVPITLSQATDPSDLAYNVVTNLLYGVALDGRLFSINPSTGTVSFIGTSPGAATFGALFGSSTGEIYGVNNAGGFFQFNLTNGNRVQVSSAPASGNNDGAHCVTAPITFDADLSVTKTDGTSTYSAGTNTVYTIVARNNGPFGVQNATVSDLLPAGIPAANMSYTAVASAGSTTSVTGTQTGAINDLISLPVNGTVTYTVTVNIPSTFTGNLANTVTITAPANINDANTANSTSTDTNTLYCIGVDSDGDGIPDMCDYDDDNDGILDITEDCTPYLSQNTSGAWTGQTTSTVTVTTNGTLVTTTNSLNDSQNRFFVNQSGGGQQIERVGGISYTITFSPAIPASEIAFYLNDLDVVSSSPSFVDYTFSVNGGTANNAFYSANITTAFPRMIYNVSSGKITSSGNVDNQMIMLKGIGNTLVSSIELTNSGVGAGERTQYSIFSKKICDTDTDGIPNQSDLDSDGDGCSDAIEGAANISTGQLVTAGGTVTGGSTPVNQNLCATGTCVNANGVPQFLTLPTGYSNTTGQGIGDSQNALINSCPTFCYKPGLTTGGTILDTKVGITSLARAGETDADNWPMVRKGGWIALESKTKGLVVNRVAFSDADSNPSTPDVPVEIPSGNFVEGMVVYDATNHCLKMYTSTDNGVNYHWYCISTQTCPD